The Pelodiscus sinensis isolate JC-2024 chromosome 30, ASM4963464v1, whole genome shotgun sequence genome has a window encoding:
- the LOC102451217 gene encoding olfactory receptor 10A7-like — protein MKYVAEVREGNLTTVTEFILQGLPNHPELEVPLFFIYLVIYILTVLGNILIILITMDPALHTPMYFFLRVLSFLEIWYISVTIPQMLVNFLSEVKSISYIGCAAQLFFLFFFGISECFLLACMAYDRYVAICHPLRYHHIMNRRVCLALTVLSWIYGTIVSLVQTIWVFTFPFCGSNQINYFFCDVTPLITLACTDTSLFELQLFTITMLCNFIPFCLILLSYIVIILTIFKMASAEGRQKAFSTCSSHLIVVMLYYGASGLIYLRPKSTTSLESNKVIALLYTTVTPILNPVIYSLRNKEVKGALWRFFGGGLKRNTILSQKTIGVQILLSDQLSSSRNPE, from the coding sequence ATGAAATATGTTGCAGAAGTAAGAGAGGGGAACCTCACTACGGTGACGGAATTCATTCTACAGGGATTACCCAACCATCCAGAGCTGGAAGTGCCTCTCTTCTTCATCTATCTGGTCATTTATATCCTTACAGTGCTGGGGAATATCCTCATCATTCTCATCACTATGGACCCAgctctccacacccccatgtatttctttcTCCGGGTCTTATCCTTCCTGGAGATCTGGTACATCTCGGTCACCATCCCCCAGATGCTGGTGAACTTCCTTTCAGAAGTCAAGAGCATTTCCTACATAGGATGCGCAGCCCAACTATTCTTCCTGTTCTTCTTTGGGATCTCCGAGTGCTTCCTTCTGGCCTgtatggcctacgaccgctacgtggccatATGCCACCCGCTGAGGTACCACCACATCATGAACAGGAGGGTGTGCTTGGCCTTAACTGTTCTCTCCTGGATCTATGGTACCATCGTGTCCCTCGTACAGACAATCTGGGTTTTCACCTTCCCCTTTTGTGGGTCCAACCAGATCAATTATTTCTTCTGTGACGTCACCCCGTTGATTACGCTGGCTTGCACGGATACCTCCTTATTCGAACTGCAGTTGTTTACGATTACCATGCTGTGCAACTTCATTCCATTTTGTCTCATTCTTCTTTCCTACATTGTTATTATCTTAACCATTTTCAAAATGGCCTCGGCTGAAGGCCGGCAGAAGGCCTTCtctacctgctcctcccacctcattgtggtgatGCTGTATTATGGCGCCAGTGGCCTGATCTATTTACGACCCAAGTCCACGACCTCTCTGGAGAGCAACAAAGTGATTGCTCTGCTGTACACAACTGTCACCCCCATTCTCAACCccgtcatctacagcctgaggaacaaagaGGTGAAAGGGGCGCTGTGgagattttttgggggtgggCTGAAAAGAAACACTATTCTTTCCCAAAAAACAATCGGAGTCCAGATCTTGTTGTCAGATCAGTTGTCCAGCAGTCGAAATCCAGAGTAG
- the LOC102451459 gene encoding olfactory receptor 10A7-like has product MQYVAEERKGNVTTVTEFILLGLPNHQELEVPLFFIYLVFYIVTVMGNILIILITMDPALHTPMYFFLRVLSFLEIGYISVTVPRMLVNFLSKDRTISYTGCAAQMFFLLFLGISECFLLASMAYDRYAAICHPLRYHLIMNKRVCLALTVVSWFGGNVLSLIQTIWVFTLPFCGSNQINYFFCDIPPLIKLACTDTSLYELQLFTITMLCNFTPFCLILVSYVVIISTILKMASAEGRQKAFSTCSSHLIVVTLYYGSSCLIYLRPKSMTSLESNKVLALVYTTFTPILNPVIYSLRNKEVKGALWRLFGVPITKMAIGAFLHKSLLPNPPSLFSCAD; this is encoded by the exons ATGCAATATGTGGCAGAAGaaagaaaggggaacgtcaccacGGTGACGGAATTCATTCTACTGGGATTGCCCAACCACCAGGAGCTGGAAGTGCCTCTCTTCTTCATTTATCTGGTTTTTTATATTGTTACCGTGATGGGGAACATCCTCATCATCCTTATCACCATGGACCCAgctctccacacccccatgtacttctttctCCGGGTCTTATCCTTCCTGGAGATTGGATACATCTCGGTCACCGTCCCCCGGATGCTGGTGAACTTTCTCTCAAAGGACCGGACCATTTCCTACACGGGGTGCGCAGCCCAAATGTTCTTCCTGCTCTTCCTTGGGATCTCCGAGTGCTTCCTTCTGGCctccatggcctacgaccgctatgCGGCCATATGCCACCCGCTGAGGTACCACCTCATCATGAACAAAAGGGTCTGCCTGGCCTTGACCGTTGTCTCCTGGTTCGGTGGTAACGTGCTGTCACTCATACAGACCATCTGGGTTTTCACCTTGCCCTTCTGTGGGTCCAACCAGATCAATTATTTCTTCTGTGACATCCCCCCGTTGATTAAGCTGGCTTGCACCGACACCTCCTTGTACGAACTGCAATTGTTTACGATTACCATGCTGTGCAACTTCACTCCATTTTGTCTCATCCTTGTCTCCTACGTTGTTATCATCTCCACCATTTTAAAGATGGCCTCGGCTGAAGGCCGACAaaaggccttctccacctgctcctcccacctcattgtggtgacGTTGTACTACGGCAGCAGTTGCCTGATCTACTTAAGACCCAAGTCCATGACCTCTCTGGAAAGCAACAAAGTACTCGCTCTAGTGTACACGACCTTCACCCCCATTCTCAACCccgtcatctacagcctgaggaacaaggaggtgaAAGGGGCGCTGTGGAGACTTTTCGGGG taccaatcacgaaaatggcgatcggggcttttttgcacaaaagtctgctaccaaatccaccctcactcttctcttgtgcagactaa
- the LOC102451692 gene encoding LOW QUALITY PROTEIN: olfactory receptor 10A7-like (The sequence of the model RefSeq protein was modified relative to this genomic sequence to represent the inferred CDS: deleted 1 base in 1 codon): MVVDDGDDDVDSLHGYFICHHTLGKFTLANFLSEDKSISYLGFVAQMFFLLFLGISKCFLLAAMAYDRYLAICRPLRYSLIMNRRVCLALTVLSAFCGNVVSLVQTAWVFTLPFCGSNQINYFFCDIPPLIKLSYIDLPLYEMQLFMAAVLMIFIPFTLILASYTCIISTILKMASAEGQEKAFSTCSSHLIVVMLYYGSCSLIYLRPKSVHLLNVNKVLSLIYTTITPILNPFIYSLRNKEAIGALRRLLKGRMKGKIFAH, from the exons atggttgttgatgatggcGATGATGATGTTGATAGTCTACATGGCTATTTTATATGCC ATCACACCTTGGGGAAATTTACCCTGGCGAATTTCCTCTCAGAAGACAAGAGCATTTCCTACCTGGGCTTTGTTGCCCAGATGTTCTTCCTGCTCTTCCTTGGGATCTCCAAGTGCTTCCTTCTGGCTGCCATGGCGTACGACCGCTACTTGGCCATATGCCGCCCATTGAGGTACAGCCTCATCATGAACAGGAGGGTCTGCCTGGCCTTGACCGTTCTCTCTGCGTTCTGTGGTAATGTGGTGTCCCTAGTACAGACAGCCTGGGTTTTCACCTTACCCTTCTGTGGGTCCAACCAGATCAATTATTTCTTCTGTGACATTCCCCCGTTGATTAAGCTTTCTTACATCGACCTCCCTCTGTATGAAATGCAGTTGTTTATGGCTGCCGTGCTGATGATTTTCATTCCATTTACTCTCATCCTTGCATCGTACACCTGTATTATCTCCACCATCTTAAAGATGGCCTCTGCTGAAGGCCAAGAgaaggccttctccacctgctcctcccacctcattgtggtgatGTTGTACTATGGGAGCTGCAGCCTTATCTATTTAAGGCCCAAGTCCGTCCACTTACTCAATGTCAACAAAGTCCTCTCTCTGATATACACGACCATTACCCCCATCTTGAAC CCcttcatctacagcctgaggaacaaggaggcCATAGGGGCTCTGAGGAGGTTGTTGAAAGGCAGGATGAAAGGGAAAATATTTGCTCACTGA
- the LOC142821102 gene encoding olfactory receptor 6N1-like — protein MSPLVLTPHSTCFFQARRGLRIIQGVVANNLVLLALYHKNKCLFFIMTAFSSPVPMHSLPGTQEGRNQTSIVEFFLLGFGNLPTLQVPLFLLFLVVYLVTMAGNLLIVLLVVADRHLHTPMYFFLGNLSCLEICYSSTILPRLLASLLTGDRTISWKGCFLQLYCFGVLACAECNLLMVMSFDRYLAICKPFHYVSLTSGRFCLQLAAGSWMSGLVAASIIIPRLSMSTFCGPNGIDHFMCEFNVVIKLSCSDTHSLVIMAFLLSSLFMLPPFLLTMTSYVTIITTILRIPSTSGRQKAFSTCSSHLLVVAIYYGSLVMVYLLPDTSTLGGMSKVFSVFYTIFTPLVNPLIYSLRNKDVQEALSKLVRKLGCREFKNFARPN, from the coding sequence ATGTCTCCCCTTGTACTAACTCCTCACTCCACTTGTTTTTTTCAAGCAAGACGAGGGCTGAGAATCATCCAAGGAGTCGTTGCGAACAACCTGGTCCTGTTGGCGTTGTACCACAAAAACAAATGTCTCTTCTTCATCATGACAGCATTCTCTTCTCCTGTCCCTATGCATAGTCTCCCGGGCACCCAGGAAGGCAGGAATCAAACGTCCATCGTGGAATTTTTCCTTCTGGGATTCGGGAACCTGCCTACATTGCAGGTTCCTCTCTTCCTGCTGTTTTTGGTGGTCTACCTGGTGACCATGGCTGGGAATCTCCTCATTGTGTTGCTAGTGGTGGCCGatcggcaccttcacacccccatgtacttcttcctggggaacttGTCCTGCTTGGAGATCTGTTACAGCTCCACCATCCTGCCCCGGCTTCTCGCCAGTCTCCTGACGGGGGACAGGACCATCTCTTGGAAGGGCTGCTTCCTCCAGCTATATTGTTTTGGTGTCCTGGCCTGTGCAGAGTGCAATCTCCTGATGGTGATGTCTTTCGATCGGTATTTAGCAATATGTAAACCCTTCCACTATGTGTCCCTCACGAGTGGCAGGTTCTGCCTCCAGCTAGCGGCTGGGTCTTGGATGAGTGGATTGGTGGCAGCGTCCATCATCATTCCTAGGCTGTCGATGTCAACGTTCTGCGGCCCTAATGGAATCGATCATTTTATGTGTGAGTTCAACGTAGTGATAAAACTCTCCTGCAGTGACACACACAGCTTAGTGATCATGGCCTTCCTGTTGTCTTCCTTATTCATGCTACCACCATTTCTACTCACCATGACTTCCTACGTGACTATCATCACCACCatcttgaggatcccttccacctcggggaggcaaaaggccttttccacctgctcctcccacctcctgGTGGTGGCCATTTACTATGGGAGCCTGGTCATGGTCTACTTGCTCCCTGACACCAGCACATTGggaggcatgtccaaagtcttcTCTGTCTTCTACACCATCTTCACCCCCCTGGTCAATCCCCTCAtttacagcctgaggaacaaagatgtccaggaggccctgagcaAACTGGTCAGGAAACTTGGGTGCAGAGAATTCAAGAACTTTGCGAGACCAAATTGA
- the LOC102452173 gene encoding olfactory receptor 12D1-like yields the protein MENQTEVSEFILLSLTSLQELWGFLFTLFLLLYLASVLGNGTILVLVMADPHLHTPMYFFLGNLSCLDIFYSTVTVPKLLAGFLSRHQAISFTSCLSQLHFFHFLGSSEAVLLAVMAYDRYVAICNPLRYRLVMNPHACLLLATATWSSGFLHALMHTVMTSRLHFCGPNHVPHFFCDIKPLLSLACGNTHLNLSLLNIVTGGIVIGPFILTLLSYLYIISFLLLKVQSRDSRVKAFSTCSSHLTVVTLFYVPVICNYVLPSPEDNPERDMVATLMYNIVTSVLNPLIYTLRNREVKTALRKMLGRKLFPGRL from the coding sequence ATGGAGAACCAGACGGAGGTGAGCGAGTTCATCCTACTGAGTCTGACTAGTCTCCAGGAGCTTTGGGGTTTCCTCTTCACTCTCTTCCTGCTGCTCTACCTGGCCAGCGTACTGGGGAACGGCACCATCCTGGTCTTGGTGATGGCCGATCCTcatctccacacccccatgtacttcttcctgggcaacCTCTCCTGTCTGGACATCTTCTACTCCACCGTCACCGTGCCCAAGTTGCTGGCTGGTTTCCTCTCCAGGCACCAGGCCATCTCCTTCACCAGCTGCCTGTCCCAACTCCACTTCTTCCACTTCCTGGGCAGCAGCGAAGCCGTCCTCCTGGccgtcatggcctacgaccgctacgtggccatctgcaaCCCGCTGCGCTACAGGCTGGTCATGAACCCGCACGCCTGTCTGCTCCTGGCCACGGCCACCTGGTCCAGTGGTTTCCTGCATGCCCTGATGCACACGGTCATGACCTCCCGGCTGCACTTCTGTGGTCCCAACCATGTCCCCCACTTCTTCTGTGACATCAAACCTCTCCTCAGCTTGGCCTGCGGCAACACCCACCTCAACCTGAGCCTCCTCAATATCGTCACCGGAGGCATCGTGATAGGCCCTTTCATCCTCACGCTCCTCTCCTACCTCTACAtcatctccttcctccttctgaaGGTGCAGTCGCGGGACAGCAGGGtgaaggccttttccacctgctcctcccacctcacggTGGTGACTTTATTCTACGTGCCGGTGATCTGCAACTATGTGCTCCCCTCTCCGGAGGACAACCCGGAGCGGGACATGGTAGCCACCCTCATGTACAACATTGTCACCTCCGTCCTGAACCCCCTGATCTACACCCTGAGGAACCGGGAGGTCAAAACTGCCCTGAGGAAAATGCTAGGGAGAAAACTGTTTCCTGGAAGGTTGTGA